A portion of the Lolium rigidum isolate FL_2022 chromosome 1, APGP_CSIRO_Lrig_0.1, whole genome shotgun sequence genome contains these proteins:
- the LOC124685919 gene encoding uncharacterized protein LOC124685919: MALKATVSVPAAVTPLPAVRRRLLSFSSSSSSSRAAASKALRISAAMATAVQPAVVVGGGRVGQALLGMGPLGGDVLVGRGEKVPDAAPAGPILVCTRNDDLDGVLEATPKSRWRDLVFFQNGMLDPWLQSKGLVDANQVLAYFAVSKLGEPPVDGITDTNPEGLTAAFGNWAPAVAARLQNGGLTCKVLEKEAFQKQMLEKLIWISAFMLVGARHPGATVGAVEKEYRSEVSSLIAELASAAGAERGLSFDEGIEERLCAYSRAVAHFPTAVKEFKWRNGWFYSLSEKALGEGKPDPCPLHTAWLKEIKVI; this comes from the exons ATGGCCCTCAAAGCCACCGTCTCCGTCCCCGCCGCCGTCACTCCGCTACCCGcagtccgccgccgcctcctctccttctcctcctcctcctcctcctcgagggCGGCCGCTTCCAAAGCTCTCAGGATTTCGGCAGCGATGGCCACGGCGGTGCagccggcggtggtggtgggcggcgggcgCGTGGGGCAGGCGCTGCTGGGCATGGGCCCGCTCGGCGGGGACGTGCTGGTGGGCCGCGGGGAGAAGGTGCCCGACGCCGCGCCCGCCGGGCCCATACTGGTCTGCACCCGCAACGACGACCTCGACGGCGTGCTCGAGGCCACCCCCAAATCTCGCTGGCGCG ATTTGGTCTTCTTCCAGAACGGAATGCTGGATCCGTGGCTCCAGAGCAAGGGGTTGGTGGATGCGAACCAGGTCCTCGCGTACTTCGCCGTGTCCAAGCTTGGAGAGCCGCCCGTGGACGGGATCACTGACACCAACCCGGAGGGGCTCACCGCTGCTTTTGGCAACTGGGCTCCGGCAGTGGCGGCTCGCCTGCAAAATGGAGGACTTACCTGCAAG GTGCTTGAAAAGGAAGCCTTTCAGAAGCAAATGCTAGAAAAGTTGATATGGATTTCAGCTTTCATGCTTGTTGGAGCTCGTCATCCAGGGGCAACTGTTGGTGCGGTTGAAAAAGAATACCGATCTGAG gTATCCAGCCTGATAGCTGAATTAGCATCTGCTGCCGGTGCCGAGAGGGGGCTTTCATTTGACGAAGGCATAGAAGAGAGGCTTTGTGCCTACTCCAGAGCTGTGGCACACTTCCCGACCGCTGTGAAAGAG TTCAAGTGGAGGAATGGTTGGTTCTACTCTCTCTCGGAAAAGGCCCTGGGGGAAGGAAAGCCAGATCCATGCCCACTCCACACAGCTTGGCTCAAGGAGATTAAGGTCATATAG